TCCAGGCCTTCACCAGGCACCCCAATGAGCTGGGTATGGTGGAGCAGTTGGCCAAGCGCAACATGGCCCGGTCCATCAAGGACCCGGCCCTGCGCGCGAAGTTGACCCCCGACTACCGCATCGGCTGCAAGCGGATCCTGCTCTCCAGCGACTACTATCCGGCGCTCGCCCGGCCCAACGTCGACGTGGTCGCGAGCGGGCTGAGCGAGGTCCGCGGGTCGACCCTCGTCGCCGCCGACGGCAGCGAGGCCGAGGTCGACGCGATCATCTTCGGGACCGGCTTCCACGTCACCGACATGCCCATCGCCGAGAGGGTGGTGGGCGCGGACGGGCGGACGCTCGCCGAGGTCTGGAAGACCGGGATGCAGTCGCTGCGCGGAGCCTCGGCGGTCGGGTTCCCCAACTGGATGACGATCATCGGGCCCAATACGGGGCTGGGGAACTCCTCGATGATCCTGATGATCGAGTCCCAGCTGAACTACCTGGCCGACTTCGTACGGCAGTTGAACGTCCTGGGCGGCCGTATCGCCCTCGACGCCCGGCCGGGCGCCGTGCAGGCATGGAACGACAAGGTCCAGGAACGCATGAAGCGCACCGTGTGGAACACCGGCGGCTGCACCAGCTGGTACCTGGACGCCAGCGGCCGCAACACCACCATCTGGCCGGGCACGACGACCGAGTTCCGGCGGGCTACGCGGCGGGTGGATCTGTCGGAGTACGACGTCCTGCGGGTGCCCGCAGAGAAGAAGGCCGAGGTGGACGCGTGAGCCGTCTGATGCACGTGGCCTCAGGCCCGTACGCCCCACCCGTCCCCGCCCGCGAGCTCACCGCCGTCTCCGCCGACGGCGCCCGGCTGCACGTCGAGGTGCACGGCCCCGAGAACGCCCCCGCCGTCGTCCTCGCCCACGGCTGGACCTGCTCCACCGCCTTCTGGGCGGCCCAGATACGCGAACTGGCCGTCGATCACCGGGTCATCGCCTACGACCAGCGCGGCCACGGACGCAGTCCCGCGAGCCGCGCCTGCAGTACGGACGCACTCGCGGACGACCTTGAGGCCGTACTGAAAGCGGCTCTCGCGCCGGGCGAGAAGGCCGTGCTCGCCGGGCACTCCATGGGCGGGATGACGGTCATGGCCGCCTCCACGCGGGCCGGGTTCCGGCAGCATGC
This genomic window from Streptomyces sp. DG2A-72 contains:
- a CDS encoding NAD(P)/FAD-dependent oxidoreductase encodes the protein MAQQEHEHVRVAVVGSGFGGLGAAVRLRREGVTDFVVLERADSVGGTWRDNSYPGCACDVPSHLYSFSFAPNPDWPRTFSGQRHIRAYLEHVADVFRIRPHIRFNSEVQRMTWSGERLCWDIETSSGSLSADIVVSATGPLSDPKIPDIPGLDSFPGKVFHSARWDHDYDLRGKRIAMIGTGASAIQIVPAVQPLAERLTLFQRTPPWVMPRVDRAISGAERALHRALPFTAKARRGLLWGIRELQVQAFTRHPNELGMVEQLAKRNMARSIKDPALRAKLTPDYRIGCKRILLSSDYYPALARPNVDVVASGLSEVRGSTLVAADGSEAEVDAIIFGTGFHVTDMPIAERVVGADGRTLAEVWKTGMQSLRGASAVGFPNWMTIIGPNTGLGNSSMILMIESQLNYLADFVRQLNVLGGRIALDARPGAVQAWNDKVQERMKRTVWNTGGCTSWYLDASGRNTTIWPGTTTEFRRATRRVDLSEYDVLRVPAEKKAEVDA